From a single Desulfurella sp. genomic region:
- a CDS encoding CvpA family protein → MADTILGIFILGLLVLGYINGFIKEFFKLVAVILGLYLSVIYHGILTFPIEKALKVSYLIANLLSFIVLFIIIYTLVSLISFLSQSVSRKMKLTGIDRILGALFGFFKAIFLIALISIILRSLPYLNHFSNKLMHNSYIYKIICISTQNLKIQKDIVRSIK, encoded by the coding sequence ATGGCAGATACTATTCTTGGTATTTTTATTTTAGGTTTATTGGTATTAGGCTATATTAATGGTTTTATAAAGGAATTTTTTAAATTGGTAGCTGTAATTTTGGGGTTGTATTTGTCTGTAATATATCACGGTATTTTAACATTTCCAATAGAAAAAGCACTAAAGGTGTCGTATTTAATTGCAAATCTACTGAGTTTTATTGTATTGTTTATTATCATATATACGCTGGTAAGCCTTATTAGTTTTTTAAGTCAAAGTGTATCAAGAAAGATGAAATTAACAGGCATTGATAGAATCCTTGGTGCCTTGTTTGGATTTTTTAAAGCTATTTTTTTAATTGCACTTATCTCTATTATACTTAGAAGTTTACCTTATTTAAATCATTTTTCAAATAAACTAATGCATAACTCTTACATATATAAAATAATTTGTATATCAACACAAAATTTAAAAATTCAAAAAGATATAGTAAGGAGTATAAAATGA